The genomic interval AATAACGGGCATGCCATAGGCTGCTGCTTCAAGCGTATTGTGAATACCCGCACCAAATCCGCCACCGATATAGGCAATATCGCCATATCCGTAGAGTGAAGAAAGCATACCCACATTGTCAATAATCAAAATCGGGGCTTTATGCTCTGGGATCGTGTCAGCTTCTGTGTCCGTATCGTGGTAAATTAAATCCATGTCTATTTCCCGTTGCCTCGATTGATCCATCTTTAGCTGCTCTTTATGCATATGATCACTCAGCTCAGAAAATAAAACAGCCATAGAAAACAACTTACGAGTGTAGTCGACACTCTCTTTGCTTACTTCATGCGGCGCAATGATCAACTTCCAATCAGGAAATACCTGATGAAATGCTAATAGCCTTTCCAAATCTTGTGGCCAGGTACTGCCCGCGACCATTACCCGATGCCCCGTTGCAAAATAGGAAATGACCGGCAACTCACGAACATTCTTCGAAACAGCAACCACACGATCGAACCGTGTATCTCCGCTCAACGTAGCATTTTCCAGACCAATCCGATTTAATAAGCTGATACTCTCTTGGTTTTGTACAAAAAAATGAGAAACATAGCTTAGAATCTGTCTGAAAATTCCGCCATACCATTTGAAGAACACCTGATCTGGGCGATAAATCGCTGAAACCATATACAACGGTATATTCTCTCGTTTTAGTTCACGGAAATAAAACAACCAATAGTCATATTTCGTAAAAAAGACCATTTCCGGGTTAATCAACTCGACAAAACGCTTGGCGTTTGAGGCTGAATCAGCAGGCAAATAAAAGACGTGTTCGGCCAAAGAATAGTTTTTGCGAATCTCATAGCCAGAAGGCGAGAAAAACGTAATAATGATAAGTTTATCCGGAAAACGTTTTTTAAACTCTTCGAGTACTGATCGCCCTTGTTCAAACTCGCCAAGGGATGCAAAATGGAACCAAATATGTTTTTTTGACGAATCTACATCGCTTTCAATCTTCTCCAGCAAACCCTTCCGTCCGTCCACCCACTTCCTTGCCTTTTTACCAAAAATAGCACCGATTCGAATCAGGAAATGAAAAAAAGAAATACCAATGCTATATAATAGAGTCATAAAAAGAACCAATTATTATTTTTATTGAAAGAACAGTTAAAAATACAAATGTTTGTAATAAATTTAATATTTTGTTTTTGCCAAATTAATTACCTTCGCCAAAGGTAATCATTATAATAAATCTTCATTATGGATAAAAAACGGATACTAATAACAGGCGCAGCGGGCTTTTTAGGCTCACACCTTTGCGATCGCTTCATTGCGGAAGGCTTCCATGTCATTGGCATGGATAATTTAATCACCGGCGACCTCCGGAATATCGAACATTTGTTCCCGCTGGAAAATTTTGAGTTCTATCGGCACGACGTTTCTACCTTTGTTCACGTTCCTGGAAAACTCGACTATATCCTGCATTTCGCCTCGCCTGCCAGCCCGATCGATTACCTAAAGATTCCGATCCAGACCTTGAAGGTAGGCTCCCTCGGAACGCATAATCTGCTGGGTCTTGCCCGGGCAAAAGGTGCACGAATTTTAGTTGCATCTACATCAGAGGTTTATGGGGACCCGACAATCAGTCCGCAAACGGAAGATTACTGGGGTAATGTCAATCCTGTTGGCCCGAGAGGTGTATACGATGAAGCCAAACGCTTTCAAGAAGCCATTACCATGGCTTACCATACTTTCCATAATCTAGAAACACGAATTGTCCGTATATTTAACACCTACGGACCAAGAATGCGGTTGAACGATGGTCGCGTATTACCCGCTTTTATCGGCCAGGCTCTTCGCGGTGAAGATTTGACCGTGTTTGGCGATGGGACACAAACTCGTTCATTTTGCTATGTAGACGATCAGGTAGAGGGAATATTCCGGCTCTTGATGAGTGATTATGCACAGCCCGTCAATATCGGCAACCCTGATGAGATCACCATTAATCAGTTTGCTGAAGAAATTATCAAATTAACTGGCACAAAACAACGCGTGGTTTATCATGCCCTGCCGGTAGACGACCCCAAACAACGCCGCCCTGATATCACCAAGGCAAAAGAGTTACTTGATTGGACACCAAAAGTTGGCCGAAAAGAAGGGTTGAAAATCACCTATGAATACTTTAAATCCTTACCGGAAAAAGAAATCAATCATAAGGACTTTTCATATTACAATAAATAAAAACAGATAAAATGAAGAAAATTTTGGTAACCGGCGGAACCGGATATATTGGATCACATACAGTTGTTGAACTCTACGAAGCTGGTTATACTCCAATTATCGTGGACAATCTTTCTAATTCCAATATTGGTGTTCTAGGACAAATTGAAAAGATTACGGGTAAGAGACCGGCTTTCCACAACTTTGATTTATGTGACGAACAAAAAGTAAAAAAGTTCGTCAGCGACAATCCTGATATTGAAGGGGTCATCCACTTCGCAGCCTACAAAGCTGTCGGGGAGTCGGTAGAAAAACCGTTGAAATACTACTACAATAATTTCTTTTCGTTGATCAACCTGCTCAATGCATTTTCGGGCAAACGCACGAACTTTGTCTTTTCATCCAGCTGTACGGTATATGGTCAACCAGATGAACTGCCCGTTACGGAAGCGGCTGAAGTTAAGAAGGCCGAGTCTCCATACGGAAATACCAAGCAGATTGCTGAAGAGATCTTAAGTGAAACTGCAGCTAGCAATCCGAATTTCCGTATCCTTTCGCTCCGTTATTTCAATCCGGTCGGCGCACACAAAAGCGCCCTGATTGGCGAGCTACCACTTGGTGTTCCTCAAAACCTAGTCCCTTTTATAACGCAGACGGCAATTGGCAAACGTGAAAAGATTACGGTATATGGAGATGACTACAACACAGCAGATGGTTCAGCTATCCGCGACTACATCCACGTAGTCGATCTGGCAAAAGCACACGTGGCTGCTATTCAACTACTAGAAAAAGACTCAACCGGTAAAAATTACGATGTATTCAATATCGGAACGGGGAACGGGACGTCGGTGCTCGAAGTAATCCATGCCTTTGAAAAAGCAACCGGAGAAAAATTAAACTACCAGATCGGCGCTCGCCGAAGTGGTGACGTGGAGCAAGTATGGGGAGACGTAACCAAATCGACAGAGGAGCTGGGATGGAAGGCAGAACTCGATATCGAGGAGATGATGCGCTCTGCCTGGGCTTGGGAAGTATATCTAAAAAATGAAAATCCATTTGATACGGAGTAATAATCATGAAGAAAATTATTGTGACGGGTGGAGCAGGGTTTATCGGCTCTCATGTGGTTCGCCGAATGGTGAACACCTATCTAGATTATGAGATCATCAATCTGGACAAGCTCACCTATGCAGGAAACCTCGAAAACCTAAAAGATATTGAAGGCAGACCCAACTACCGCTTTGTGAAAGGTGACATTGTGGATGCTGAATTTATCAACAAGCTCTTTGAGGAAGAGAGACCAGATGGGATTATCCATCTGGCTGCGGAATCGCATGTTGACCGCTCCATTAGCGACCCTTCTGCTTTTGTGATGACCAACGTAATTGGCACCGTGAACCTGCTTAATGCAGCCCGCAGCACTTGGGAGGGTGCTTATGATCAGCATCGTTTCTATCATGTATCGACCGACGAGGTTTACGGGGCACTAGGGGCAGAAGGCTTCTTTACAGAAGAAACGAGCTATGACCCCCATTCACCCTATTCGGCATCCAAAGCAAGTTCCGATCATTTCGTGCGTGCTTATGGTGACACCTATGGACTCGATATTGTCATCTCGAACTGCTCCAATAATTATGGTTCTCATCATTTCCCGGAAAAGCTGATACCGCTGGCAATCAATAATATCAAACACAGAAGACCTATTCCGATCTATGGAAAGGGGGAAAATGTACGTGACTGGCTTTGGGTAGAAGACCATGCCAGGGCAATTGACCTGATTTATCATCAGGCGACGTCCGGAGCGACCTATAATATCGGTGGACATAATGAATGGACGAACATTGATCTAATCCAACTACTTTGCCGGGTGATGGATCAAAAACTAGGACGCTCCGAAGGTGAGTCTGCTAAACTTATTACCTATGTCACCGATCGCGCAGGGCATGACCTTCGCTATGCTATCGACTCCAGCAAATTGCAAAAGGACCTGGGATGGAAACCCAGCATTACCTTTGAAGAAGGTTTGGAGAAAACAGTCGACTGGTTCCTGGAAAATGAAGAATGGTTGGAAAGAGTGACCAGTGGACAATACCTTGATTATTACAAACAACAATACAAAGGTTAAGCAGAAAATATAATGGAACCGTGAAATAAGGGATCGCTGGTATGCGATCCCTTATTCATATCGGAGAGCCTCTACGGGATCCAATTTAGAGGCTTTTGAGGCTGGATAAAAGCCGGAAATTATTCCTACGATAACACAAACACCAATTCCAACAACGATCCATATCCACGGTATCAGGAAGCTAGCCTCTAGGACAAGAGCGACAGCATTGCCAATAATTAAACCTAAAAGAATTCCAGCTATTCCCCCCAAAATACAGATCACAATTGCTTCCGTCAGAAATTGGCGACGGATTAGCTGAGGTGTAGCCCCTACTGCTTTACGCAACCCAATTTCCCTTGTCCTTTCGGTTACTGATACCAGCATGATATTCATTAAGCCGATCGACGCCCCAACCAGTGTGATCAGCGCTATAACGATTGCCCCCATGGTTACATAAGCTAAATTGCTCATTAAAGCCTGAACAATTGCGTCGCTCTTCGTAATCTCAAAATTATTTTCCTGTTTCACCGCCAGGCCGCGTATGTTTCTGAACAAAGCAGTAGCCTCTCCAATCCCGGCATCCATCATTTCCGGACGGCTCATCATGACCGTAATCGTATAAGATGGTCGCGTCGCCGGCATGATGGCTCTGGCACGGGCAAGCGGGATAATCGTCGTATTATCGCCTCCCATACCCGCACTGGAACCTTTCTCTTCCAATACGCCAATAATGGTAAAGCGCATATTCCCAACGGTTATAACTTTATTGAGCGGATCTTCATTCTGTTTAAACAGGCTGCTTTTTATCTTGGTGCCGATAATCACGACATTGCTTCCCAACTCCAATTCCCTCGGTGTAAAATTTCGCCCCAAAGCCAATTTATATCCACCTGTTTGGAGAAAGTTAACATCTCCCCCTTGTACGGAAATATTGGGATTGGTCTTTTCACTTTTGTACTTTACGGTAGACCCGCCAGTTACAAAGACTTTGACAGAAACGGTGGATGGGAAACTGAATTCATCTCTGAACCCCACTGCATCTTCGTACGTGATATTCGGATAATTTTTCGGTCGTTCGCCCTGCCCTCCAATACGGATATTGAGCCCTCTATTCTGAATATTAAAGGCACTGGAACCCATGGCAGAGAACGATTCGGTCATGGATTTCTCCATTGCGTCGATCGAAGTCAGGATACCGACGAGGGCGGTGATACCGATCGCAATAATCAGCGCAGTTAAAAATGTACGCAGGCGATTGCTGCTGATGGATTGCAGCGAGATCTTAACCGTTTCACGTAAGGACATTTTTACTGCCATAAAAATATTGTTTTACGTTAGACAGTCCTCGTATAAGAATGTTACAGGAAGAGAACGATTAGGCTGGTTTTTCTCCGCTTTGAAGTTCAAACACGGTAATTTCTGGTAAGATACCCACTCGACCTGGGTAACCCAAGAAGCCAAAACCGGTGTTGACATAAAGCTGCTGTTGACCCTCCTGATACAGTCCGGCCCATTCCTTATAGATATATTGCACAGGACTCCACTGGAAGCTCTTCGTTCGCACACCAAACTGCATTCCATGGGTATGGCCACTGAAGGTAGCATCCACATCTGGATGATCCAGTACTTGTGCACGCCAATGCGAAGGATCGTGAGACAGTAGCAACTTAACTGGCATATCCTCGCTCCCTTCCAAAGCCTTTTTCAGATCACCGTACTTCGGAAACCTACCACCCGCACCCCAGTTTTCAACTCCAATAATTCCAATTTCCTCATTGCCGACTTTCAACTTTCGGTTTTCATCCAACAGCAGGTCCCATCCCATTTCGCGTTGTGTATTCTTTATCAGTTCCAGGTTTCTAGCTTTCGCCGGCGAGGGCTCATGACCGAAATGATACTCACCATAATCATGATTCCCCAAAATGGAATAAATACCTAAAGGTGCTTTCAGTTTACTAAAGATATCTTTATAGTCTTTCAATTCAGAAGCCAGGTTATTGACTAAGTCGCCCGTAAAAAAAATAACATCGGGCTTCTCGCCCAAAACCTTTTCAATACCGCCTTTTACTGCTTTTTGATTGTAAAAACTTCCTGAGTGAATATCCGACAGTTGCACAATTTTCATCCCATGAAAAGCTTTTGGCAAATTCGGCAAGTGCAGCGTTTGTCGTCGGATCCGATAATCATAAGCTCCGGAAACAATTCCCCAGCTCAACGTTGTAAAAGGCACTGCAGCCAGAACGATCCCTGTCTTAGCAAGAAAATCCGAACGGGAAATACCTTTCTTTTTTTCATTCAATAACGCCCCTTCTTCCGGTAACCGATCACTTGCTGCTTTAGTTAGTGGTTCTCCTGAATCTTTCTCTTTGTTAAAAAGCCTTCTAGTTAACCATAAACCACCGCGACGGACATCATCGACCAAGAAAACCAGACCGAAAACCAATTTGGAAACAAAGGTTATAAAAAAAGCGACGAGGACGATTGACCGGATTGTCAAACGTAGATCTAGATACACAGTCGCTATAATTCCCAAAAATAAGAGAACAGAGTAAACCCACCATAGAATAGAAAAGAGCTTGGTTTTCGCCCACTTGATATTGGTAGCACGCAGAGCTTTATAGATGTAGATATCTAAAAAAAGGAGGATAAAGGAGTTTAAAACGATAAATCTCATGAATGTTTCTTAGTCAAGGATTTGCTTTTCCTCTTTCAATACAAAATTTTTTAAGATATCGACCCAACGCGGATCGTCATTCAGGCTTTCTACCAATTGCACTTTTTCACCTCCCGCTTCCACAAATTCTTCTTGGTATTCTACTGCTATTTCGTAAAGAGTCTCTAGGCAATCAGCAACGAAAGCCGGGCAAAACACCAGTAAACGCTTTTTACCTTGTTTAGCCAGCTCGTGAATCCGTTGACTGGTAAATGGTTCTATCCATGGTTCTTTTCCCAAACGCGACTGGAAACTAACCGTATATTGATCTTTATTCAGACCTAGGTTTTCAGCAATCAGTCGTGCCGTATCGTGGCACTGTGCAGAATAGCAAAAAAAGTTTTGATCAGTTAACGTTTGGCAACAGGTCCCGTTTTTCAGACAATGTTGCTTCGTATGGTCTGCTTTCAGCAATTGACGTTGAGGCAAACCATGAAAGCTAAAAATTACATGATCATAATTTTCAATACCGTGTTTACGACCATTGTCTGCGAAAATATCAATCATCTCAGGCAGGTCGTGATAGGAGTTCATAAAGCTTATTTCTGGAATCACCAGCCATTTGCTGACAATCTCCATGATCTTCTGATGAACGGAGCCCGTTGTTGCCGAGGCATATTGAGGGAACAAAGGAATTACCTGGATTGACTTTACATTTTGGGCTTTTAGCTCGTTTAATGCTGACTCAATAGACGGTTTCTGATAGCGCATCCCCAATGCAACAGCATATTCATCACCCAGCAATTCTTGCAACCTCTCTTTATTTTGCATACCATAAATCAATAAAGGAGAACCTTCATCAGTCCAGATAGCCTTATAAATCTTAGCTGACTGCGGGGCGCGGAAAGGAATAATTGCACCGCGAACCAATAGGTTTCTGGGAATTGGCTTAATATCGATTACTCGTCCATCCATTAAGAACTCATCCAGATACCTGCGAACATCCGGCACCGAGGGGCTATCCGGCGTACCCAGATTTACTAACAATATTCCTTTTTTCATCATGGCACAAAGTTACTAAAACCAAGAAATTAAGATGTAAACTTTAGACAATCAGCGATAAATATGACCTAAAATCAATATTTCTCGAGCACATCGCGAACACTTTCCATCAACCACATGGGCGTTGATGTCGCGCCACAGATGCCTACACGATCATTCTCCTCAAACCGAGAGGGATCCAATTCGCTCGGATCGGATATAAAATAGGTATTAGGATTACTTTTCAAACACACGTCATAAAGAACCTTTCCATTAGAGGATTTCTTACCTGCTACAAAAACAACCTTATCGAACGCCTCAGCAAAGCTCCCCAGGTCTTCATACCGCGTAGAAACTTGTCGGCAGATCGTATCATTAGCACGAACATCATAACCTCTCCGCAAAAGCTCGTCTTTAATCTCGTAGAACTTATCGGTACTCTTGGTAGTTTGGCTGTAGAGCGTGAATTTCTTTGGAAGATCCACGTGATCCAGCTCAGCAATATCCTGAAAAACGATCGCTTCTCCATTCGTTTGCCCCTGAAGACCTATCACCTCTGCATGTCCATGTTTCCCAAAGATCAATACCTTTTCTTTCTCATCAAAAGTGGTTTTGATGCGATTCTGAAGTTTCAATACTACAGGGCAAGAAGCGTCAATCAGCGTGATGTTATTTTCCAGTGCTATTTTATACGTTTCAGGAGCTTCACCGTGGGCACGGATCAGCACCTTCTCGTTTTTCAGGTTGGGCAGATCGTCGTGACTGATAATCCGTAGACCTTTATCCTTTAGCCGAACTACTTCCTTATCATTATGCACGATATCGCCCAGACAGTACAAATAACCGTCCTCTTCCAAAATCTCTTCGGCCATATCAATAGCGTAAACTACGCCAAAACAGAAGCCTGAATCTTTATCGATTGATACTGATAGATTTAATCCCATGACATACAAAGGTAAACAATTGTGCTCATATATCGTTGGTGCACTATTTTAAGGCATCCAACATTTTAAACATTTTCAGACGCATCGGCTGCGAGCCCCCCATATGGTTATTGATTAAGAACGAAAACACGAGTGGCGTTCCGTCTGGAGCGGTGTGATAGCCTGTATAACCTAAAACCCCGCCAATTGTACCGCTCTTCATTTTCATGTTATTGTAGGTTGGCATATTCTCATAGTAGCTGCCAAACCAATTTTGTTTTTTTGCATGCAGTAAGATTTTCGCCATTGCCATGGTTGTCACCCGACTTTCCGGCGACAAGCCGCTACCATCTTTGATCTTTAATGCTCCTTCCCCTTCACCAATCAGCTCACTCCAAAACTCCTTTTCCCAATCCGTCGCCTCGCTGGTTTCCGGCTCCGAGCCTTCTTGCAGAGCCGCCGTTTTCAGCAGAGCCTCACCGTAAAGGTTGATGCTGCGTTTCATAAACCAATAGCAAATCTGGCTGAGGGTCGGCGAGAAATACCGATCTAACAAAGTTGTTTCCAATGGAATAGTTTCTCCTTCTGATTTCATCAGGAAGGCTGTATTTGCAGGCTCTTCTACAGAAACACCTTCTTTCTCTAAAGCCGCCTGCAATGACCAGGCAGCATCCAGCGCACCGTCCGGAACGGATATCTCAATCTGTTTATTAAGATCCGATGCATATGTACCCCTTAAAACAATGAACGAAGAATACGGCGCTGAAAATGCATAGACACGATCACCCGTACCCGGTTTGCCGATCGTCACCTCGTTTATAATTTTCAAATAAGGCTTATCCGGGTCTGTACGCTGTAATGGAGCTGGGTCACCTACCCTCCCTTTTCCCGATAAGATAATCTTAAACTTGTTCTCGCGCCAATTCAACGATGAAACACCCGAGCCATAATACTGCCCCATATCGATCCAAGTCCACCCACTAGGTGCCATATGGCCATTAAATAAAATATCATCCCCGATAACCGATCCGTTAATTTTCTTTATACCTGCACGCTTAATAGCAGCCACCCACTGTGCAAGAATATCTTCCGGTTTGGTTTCATCAAAATTCTCACTACCCAATGACGGGTCGCCCGTACCTTGGATGATCACATTGCCGTTCAGCACGCCCGCCCCATCAATCGTTCCGCTGTAGCGTAAACTGGTTTCGTATTTATAATTACTCCCCATTATCGAATAGGCTGTCGCAGTTGTTATCGCTTTCATGGTTGAGGCCGTCGCCAAGCCTGTCCCTTCGTTCTTCGCATACATCACCTCGCCCGTATTGCCATTCAATACCGTAATGGAGGCTATCCCATACTTCATATTCGGCTCCCGTTCAAAAGCTTCAAACGCATTTTCGATCTTTTGTGCCAAGCCTTGAGCCAAAGCAGCATGGGTGAATAATAGGAGACCAAAAACTAAGGTAGTAAGGTATTTCATATATTAATTATTAGGAATTTCAGTAAAAATACAAATTAGCGTCCGTCTAAGATACATTTTTCTTTTAGGCATAAAAATTGCCTTTGGCTGTATAATAAATCTTTAATCATCACGCTATGAATGTAAAAAGAACATTTGGAACCATTCTGACGATACTCGGAATTATCGGGCTCATATATGTAGGTGTACAATTTGTACAACGCAGTGAAGCCTATCGAGAACTACTCGTGGTCGGGATTATCGGCATCATCTTCTTTTTCTCGGGAATCGGATTGGTTCGCAATACCAAAGACGAAGCCTAAATCAATCGATCCTTGATCACCAATGTATTGGCTAATTTATCGTGCCAACACTGTTGTTTGCGATTAAAGAATCCGAGCAGGAAACCCAAGCCCAAACTAAGAAAACCCAATAGTTTCCCGATATTACGTAACAGCGATTTCGGGAAACTAATCGGACTACCTTTAACATCACATACCTTAATTCGTAAAACCATCTTCCCCGGACCGCCTTGATACTTTGAGCATTCCATGAACAAGGAAATGAAAAACTGAATAGGGATAATAGAAATCAAGCCCAGCAAAGCCAGCGTCATTCGCTGTTCCGGTGGCGCAAAACCGAGAATGGGTACTAAAACCAAAATACAATAGACAGCGAAAGCCAAAAAGAAATCAATCGCCCAAGCCAGCAAGCGCACATCCAAAGTCGCAAAATACTGCGGCTCCGCAGCCTGGTACTCTACCTCCAGCAGCCTGCTTAATTCTGGCAGCTCCCGTAATTCTTTAAAATCTGCGGTTCCTTCCTCTTTGATAAAATCACTGGCTCTTAAATGCAGTAAACGCAATTCAGCCAGACTATAAGGTTTACTCGGCTTCCCCTGCTGAACAATCAAATAACGCTTCTCTTCCACAAACACCCTTCGTCAATCAATATTGTTTCACTTTTACACTTGACAATCCACTTTCAATATTGATGATATAGCGTTTGTCGGCTGAATTATAATTACCCGAAACATAAGAACCATCTTCCTGCTTACTAAAACCATCGAGGTTCTTTGAAGAAAGAGCAGCCTCCATGATAATCCGACAAGCCGCATCTTTCGGAACTTCCAGTTCGAAACTGGCCAGGCCGCCTTCAAAATTAATTTCTGAGTCTTTCTTTTGCGGCATCCCCACTTTCATTTTTACGCTGGCCACTCCACCCTCAATCGACAGGCTTTTCAATTTATACGGACTCAAATCAAAACTTGCCGAGCCTGCACCAATTTCCAGGCTAATGTTCCAGATCGGGTTAGCATTCAAATGCATTGTAACAGAATTGGAGCCGTTATCCTTATCTGTACGCTTCCCATCTTCGTTTGACATTTTGAACTCCAGATCCGCGCGGTTCCCCGATCTCACTTCCTTTAATGAAAAGTTAGAAAAACTCGACTTGGCATCCGCGGAAAACAATTGATCCGTTGGCTCCCCGATTCGGTAACCCACTGCCCCTCCTTCAATAGAGAGATCAGCCTCTTCAATAGCCGGATCATAAGGTTGCTCAAAATGTTTACTTGCCGCCGCCGAGCCGTCTGCTTTGGAACTGGAGGAGTCCCATTCGAAATCATTGTTATGATCATTAAAGACACGATCAAGAAAGCTCTTGTTTTTAGGAACGGTAAGTCCCTGATAGGTAAATAAAGCAAGTACTGCAAGCGTCACGAAAACCATAATATAGCGACTTTCATTCTTTTCAGGCAGCAAATAGCCCACTCCGATCAAAATAATCAACACTGGCCAAAGAGAAAATACGGCCGACCAATTAAAGTTAATATATCCCAAATTTGAGAACAGGAGAATAAACCCGACAAACAGGACCACCATTCCCCAACTTATTCGTTTAGCATTCATAAAAATATTTTTAGGTTCGCTGCTAGATCTGGCCTTTTATCGGCCGAACTACTACTTCATCCACATTCGCGCCCTCGCTCATGGAAAGTACAGACATCACAGCTTTGGCTATATCTTCCGGCAAAACAAATTCCTTTGCCGGAACAGTTGTACCCTCCCACGACGAAGTTAAAGTTGACCCAGGGACAATCTCTGTTACTTTGACCCCATGCTTCTTCAACTCTTCACGTATGATATTTGTTAGACCTGCCAAGGCAAATTTTGTTACAGAATAAGAAGCTGCCGTTGGCACTACCTCTCTGGAAGCCACCGAAGTAACGTTAAAAATATTTCCCGACCCATGTTTCTTCATCACCTTACCAATGGCTCGTGACAAAGCGTGCGGAGCGAATACATTGATCTGCATGTGTTGTTTCAAAGCACCCGGTTTTTCATCAAAAAAGCGTCCCGGAACAAAGAGGCCTACATTATTTACCAGCACATCGATCTGGTCAAATTCTTTTTCTACCCAGTAAATTAAATTATTCACCTGTTCCTCATCAGAAAAGTCACATACTTGGGTATACACTTGCACCTCGGCATTCACTTTCGCTATTTCTTTTGCTATGCGATCCAGATCATCCTGATTTCGGGCGCAGATGATCAGATTATAACCGTCGTTGCCCAAGGCCAAGGAAATTGCCCTGCCCATTCCTTTTGTCCCACCGGTAATCAATGCTGTTTTCATATTTTTATGCTCAGTTCTCAGC from Pedobacter indicus carries:
- a CDS encoding 3-deoxy-D-manno-octulosonic acid transferase; its protein translation is MTLLYSIGISFFHFLIRIGAIFGKKARKWVDGRKGLLEKIESDVDSSKKHIWFHFASLGEFEQGRSVLEEFKKRFPDKLIIITFFSPSGYEIRKNYSLAEHVFYLPADSASNAKRFVELINPEMVFFTKYDYWLFYFRELKRENIPLYMVSAIYRPDQVFFKWYGGIFRQILSYVSHFFVQNQESISLLNRIGLENATLSGDTRFDRVVAVSKNVRELPVISYFATGHRVMVAGSTWPQDLERLLAFHQVFPDWKLIIAPHEVSKESVDYTRKLFSMAVLFSELSDHMHKEQLKMDQSRQREIDMDLIYHDTDTEADTIPEHKAPILIIDNVGMLSSLYGYGDIAYIGGGFGAGIHNTLEAAAYGMPVIFGPNYHKFQEAKDLIQAKAAYSISNERELILVMDELMDYKVRIEAGNRAVGYVQQQAGATERIVNFIEDRLP
- a CDS encoding UDP-glucuronic acid decarboxylase family protein, which gives rise to MDKKRILITGAAGFLGSHLCDRFIAEGFHVIGMDNLITGDLRNIEHLFPLENFEFYRHDVSTFVHVPGKLDYILHFASPASPIDYLKIPIQTLKVGSLGTHNLLGLARAKGARILVASTSEVYGDPTISPQTEDYWGNVNPVGPRGVYDEAKRFQEAITMAYHTFHNLETRIVRIFNTYGPRMRLNDGRVLPAFIGQALRGEDLTVFGDGTQTRSFCYVDDQVEGIFRLLMSDYAQPVNIGNPDEITINQFAEEIIKLTGTKQRVVYHALPVDDPKQRRPDITKAKELLDWTPKVGRKEGLKITYEYFKSLPEKEINHKDFSYYNK
- the galE gene encoding UDP-glucose 4-epimerase GalE — translated: MKKILVTGGTGYIGSHTVVELYEAGYTPIIVDNLSNSNIGVLGQIEKITGKRPAFHNFDLCDEQKVKKFVSDNPDIEGVIHFAAYKAVGESVEKPLKYYYNNFFSLINLLNAFSGKRTNFVFSSSCTVYGQPDELPVTEAAEVKKAESPYGNTKQIAEEILSETAASNPNFRILSLRYFNPVGAHKSALIGELPLGVPQNLVPFITQTAIGKREKITVYGDDYNTADGSAIRDYIHVVDLAKAHVAAIQLLEKDSTGKNYDVFNIGTGNGTSVLEVIHAFEKATGEKLNYQIGARRSGDVEQVWGDVTKSTEELGWKAELDIEEMMRSAWAWEVYLKNENPFDTE
- the rfbB gene encoding dTDP-glucose 4,6-dehydratase, coding for MKKIIVTGGAGFIGSHVVRRMVNTYLDYEIINLDKLTYAGNLENLKDIEGRPNYRFVKGDIVDAEFINKLFEEERPDGIIHLAAESHVDRSISDPSAFVMTNVIGTVNLLNAARSTWEGAYDQHRFYHVSTDEVYGALGAEGFFTEETSYDPHSPYSASKASSDHFVRAYGDTYGLDIVISNCSNNYGSHHFPEKLIPLAINNIKHRRPIPIYGKGENVRDWLWVEDHARAIDLIYHQATSGATYNIGGHNEWTNIDLIQLLCRVMDQKLGRSEGESAKLITYVTDRAGHDLRYAIDSSKLQKDLGWKPSITFEEGLEKTVDWFLENEEWLERVTSGQYLDYYKQQYKG
- a CDS encoding ABC transporter permease, with amino-acid sequence MAVKMSLRETVKISLQSISSNRLRTFLTALIIAIGITALVGILTSIDAMEKSMTESFSAMGSSAFNIQNRGLNIRIGGQGERPKNYPNITYEDAVGFRDEFSFPSTVSVKVFVTGGSTVKYKSEKTNPNISVQGGDVNFLQTGGYKLALGRNFTPRELELGSNVVIIGTKIKSSLFKQNEDPLNKVITVGNMRFTIIGVLEEKGSSAGMGGDNTTIIPLARARAIMPATRPSYTITVMMSRPEMMDAGIGEATALFRNIRGLAVKQENNFEITKSDAIVQALMSNLAYVTMGAIVIALITLVGASIGLMNIMLVSVTERTREIGLRKAVGATPQLIRRQFLTEAIVICILGGIAGILLGLIIGNAVALVLEASFLIPWIWIVVGIGVCVIVGIISGFYPASKASKLDPVEALRYE
- a CDS encoding metallophosphoesterase, translating into MRFIVLNSFILLFLDIYIYKALRATNIKWAKTKLFSILWWVYSVLLFLGIIATVYLDLRLTIRSIVLVAFFITFVSKLVFGLVFLVDDVRRGGLWLTRRLFNKEKDSGEPLTKAASDRLPEEGALLNEKKKGISRSDFLAKTGIVLAAVPFTTLSWGIVSGAYDYRIRRQTLHLPNLPKAFHGMKIVQLSDIHSGSFYNQKAVKGGIEKVLGEKPDVIFFTGDLVNNLASELKDYKDIFSKLKAPLGIYSILGNHDYGEYHFGHEPSPAKARNLELIKNTQREMGWDLLLDENRKLKVGNEEIGIIGVENWGAGGRFPKYGDLKKALEGSEDMPVKLLLSHDPSHWRAQVLDHPDVDATFSGHTHGMQFGVRTKSFQWSPVQYIYKEWAGLYQEGQQQLYVNTGFGFLGYPGRVGILPEITVFELQSGEKPA
- the hemH gene encoding ferrochelatase, with product MMKKGILLVNLGTPDSPSVPDVRRYLDEFLMDGRVIDIKPIPRNLLVRGAIIPFRAPQSAKIYKAIWTDEGSPLLIYGMQNKERLQELLGDEYAVALGMRYQKPSIESALNELKAQNVKSIQVIPLFPQYASATTGSVHQKIMEIVSKWLVIPEISFMNSYHDLPEMIDIFADNGRKHGIENYDHVIFSFHGLPQRQLLKADHTKQHCLKNGTCCQTLTDQNFFCYSAQCHDTARLIAENLGLNKDQYTVSFQSRLGKEPWIEPFTSQRIHELAKQGKKRLLVFCPAFVADCLETLYEIAVEYQEEFVEAGGEKVQLVESLNDDPRWVDILKNFVLKEEKQILD